A portion of the Bombus terrestris chromosome 3, iyBomTerr1.2, whole genome shotgun sequence genome contains these proteins:
- the LOC100643104 gene encoding cysteine-rich secretory protein 2 — translation MRWLWIIVLIALALPAAVPRKTHRSKPTPRLYGDRVPVKLLRTNSGRVRQKIVDTHNYFRTQVNPPAANMLAMKWHPGLGKAAQKWANRCLGLVHDNATGRYLDDFGSSGQNIFITTRRTLWNFAIRMWYMEYKDFKYGNEEVNDYRKIGHYTQIVWATTHLVGCGVSHCTGGKGPLGKDFFMYVCNYAPSGNYKGQLSRPYVAGKPCSMCKDHCSYNKLCTNACYYNDLWSNCAELVRTFRNWVCETNTKEGRERRKFCGATCNCKDKIYYHHG, via the exons ATGAGGTGGCTGTGGATTATCGTCCTAATAGCTCTGGCGCTGCCAGCGGCTGTGCCACGGAAGACGCATCGTAGCAAGCCGA CGCCAAGGCTGTATGGGGACAGAGTGCCTGTCAAGCTACTAAGAACGAACAGCGGCAGGGTCCGACAGAAGATCGTCGACACGCATAACTATTTTCGCACGCAAGTCAATCCTCCAGCGGCTAATATGCTCGCCATG AAGTGGCATCCAGGTTTGGGTAAAGCTGCACAGAAATGGGCTAATCGATGCCTCGGTTTGGTACATGACAATGCAACCGGCCGATATTTGGATGATTTCGGGTCGAGTGGGcaaaatatctttattacaaCAAGAAGGACGCTATG GAATTTCGCTATCAGAATGTGGTACATGGAATATAAAGATTTCAAATACGGCAACGAAGAAGTCAACGATTATCGCAAAATCGGCCATTACACTCAAATCGTGTGGGCCACCACACATTTAGTAGGCTGTGGTGTAAGTCATTGCACTGGTGGCAAAGGCCCACTCGGCAAGGACTTTTTCATGTATGTGTGCAACTATGCTCCAAG CGGCAATTACAAAGGTCAACTTAGCCGTCCTTACGTGGCGGGCAAGCCGTGCAGCATGTGCAAGGACCACTGTTCGTACAACAAGCTGTGCACGAACGCCTGCTACTACAACGATCTTTGGTCGAACTGCGCCGAATTGGTCAGGACGTTTCGTAACTGGGTCTGCGAGACGAACACGAAAGAGGGCCGCGAACGACGGAAGTTCTGCGGTGCCACGTGCAATTGCAAGGACAAGATCTACTATCATCACGGGTAG